In Papaver somniferum cultivar HN1 chromosome 1, ASM357369v1, whole genome shotgun sequence, a genomic segment contains:
- the LOC113280181 gene encoding uncharacterized protein LOC113280181 isoform X2: MRKCGKSGLGTVSVSGNGRRVVTTDRARTEQGRDNASVRMNSTGYRMSPRPNRISHRLGSSEKHFPRRDDRDNQLMNASYNGAYISEDPRYHRLGSSEKHFPRRDDCDNQLMNASYNGAYISEDPRYHYGNSSSLSVDNPTTPAHEHTSHSKTSSDNFYPDCRSQQIPATHLEPVSSVVPDSSYAGYGSHLIPTSHLEPESSIVPTVRFHNPNAIIDNPQDYIPLKSDVRIPEYGYHGNQDSASSNFEMYPDHLIPDNSVSRMPGLRNEIFERENTFSSSFGLASGTGASPVHHHGCVGGGLRYWKMDTSTALPLEINDNPIPQLDYYSRESQKLDPGESLGYDYSTENIKDYWTHVSLRSDTHKSRRSVFSRLNKVKGSITKNQHSKGNIESDMTVEQLMDELHYQNRTRKEMRNSGQSVARDDTNRNVKRHIALDADNRNTKWHTARNDDLGCSKKNLRGSVDHDNDDLADSKRNLGRFAVCDDDRDTSKRILRRSSSHDEERDTSKGKSRQFTASVEVRDNIKKNPNRLPARDNDHSSNKKNSGRSIARDDGHDSNKKFKKAVIEDDNNLASEEEKLMETDGEEAPLVNYKRRSETGKGQQGSGLRGCVKGFDSEVVPGKKRKLVRPSFGSVAGGEGNGCRRDELAQDFGWKSVGKSGRELKGSTCKDVGTGLSQEVVSTDCLLESKLDHDVRSNNGDYRECSNLTEQEVGDALIKTGSEGKTVDFCPRPISANVGMQGEGQCEEAVAEECLLTVQTPFQVALVRAEGQNETDEGSSHEALQGPVVGSVKTESKGSREGCSLESSGVGCYKEEDSVPKLSSRDCCSNMEVVTKDVVLSAVGLRKMVEENVITAVQEHCPSESESKSNMLNCSLATNAVEDLKEVGSRDCCSNMEGVAKDVAFSAAVGLKKMVEENVITTVQEHGPSESESKSNMLNWSLATNAVEDLKEGKSQVHVASDHKPKAQWSFQDGVVSTEGFKQTAMEVSSKAHPKLTDGSFEPQGKGHEVDLAIERNTGESHKGKALCEGLIAENLLLKNSQGLSQDAMVCDASLQQTTKRGLNVAAEEFSGGSFESEPKGKKVEIYIKSTGETLHKEEPSQEPDARDSLQQLAEEPPFCIEADKVNSEKADARTDGSLTCDGREISVEFKSSKPEFHSGKTDSQRLHHSIPSSLVKDETTAKMVDEDYGCERECEPKVSSVTMQSESEQRPLRRVKKVLKRVKKGTSNPSA, translated from the coding sequence ATGAGGAAATGTGGGAAATCTGGTTTGGGAACAGTTAGTGTATCTGGGAATGGCAGGAGGGTTGTTACAACTGATAGAGCTAGGACTGAACAGGGTAGGGACAACGCCTCAGTCAGAATGAACTCGACAGGGTACCGTATGTCGCCTAGGCCTAACCGGATCAGTCATCGCTTGGGAAGTTCTGAAAAACACTTTCCAAGAAGAGATGATCGTGATAACCAGCTTATGAATGCTTCCTACAACGGTGCTTACATTTCTGAAGATCCACGATATCATCGCTTGGGAAGTTCTGAAAAACACTTTCCAAGAAGAGATGATTGTGATAACCAGCTTATGAATGCTTCCTACAACGGTGCTTACATTTCTGAAGATCCACGATATCATTATGGAAATTCATCATCACTCAGTGTAGATAACCCCACCACTCCTGCACATGAACATACTTCTCATTCCAAGACTTCATCAGATAATTTCTATCCAGATTGTAGAAGCCAGCAGATTCCAGCAACCCACTTAGAACCAGTTAGCTCGGTCGTACCAGATAGTTCCTATGCAGGTTATGGAAGCCACCTGATTCCAACAAGCCACTTAGAACCAGAAAGCTCGATTGTACCCACCGTAAGATTTCATAATCCAAATGCCATTATTGATAACCCTCAAGATTACATACCACTCAAATCTGATGTTCGAATTCCAGAGTATGGTTATCATGGCAACCAGGACTCAGCTTCCAGTAATTTTGAGATGTACCCTGATCACTTGATACCCGATAACTCTGTATCAAGAATGCCTGGTTTAAGAAATGAAATCTTTGAAAGGGAAAATACATTTTCTTCATCCTTCGGCCTGGCTTCAGGTACTGGTGCCTCTCCTGTGCATCACCATGGTTGTGTTGGTGGAGGATTACGGTATTGGAAGATGGACACGTCAACTGCTCTTCCCCTGGAAATCAATGACAATCCCATCCCTCAGTTGGACTATTATTCTCGAGAATCTCAAAAATTGGATCCAGGTGAAAGTCTTGGGTATGATTATTCAACTGAAAACATTAAAGACTACTGGACTCACGTAAGCCTTCGTTCTGATACTCACAAATCAAGAAGAAGTGTGTTTTCTCGTTTGAATAAGGTTAAAGGCAGCATTACCAAGAATCAACATAGTAAAGGTAACATTGAAAGTGACATGACAGTGGAGCAACTCATGGACGAATTGCACTATCAGAACAGAACTAGGAAGGAGATGAGAAACTCTGGACAATCTGTTGCTCGTGACGACACTAACAGAAATGTTAAACGGCATATTGCTCTGGATGCTGATAACAGAAACACAAAATGGCATACAGCTCGTAATGATGATCTTGGTTGTAGTAAGAAAAACTTAAGAGGGTCTGTAGATCACGATAATGATGATCTTGCTGATAGTAAGAGAAACCTAGGACGATTTGCTGTTTGTGATGATGATCGTGATACTAGTAAGAGAATCTTAAGGCGATCTTCTTCCCATGATGAAGAACGTGATACAAGTAAGGGAAAGTCCAGACAATTTACTGCTAGTGTTGAGGTTCGTGATAATATTAAGAAAAACCCTAATCGCCTTCCTGCTCGTGATAATGATCATAGTAGTAATAAAAAAAACTCTGGACGATCTATTGCTCGTGATGATGGTCATGACAGTAATAAAAAGTTCAAGAAAGCAGTGATTGAAGATGATAATAATCTGGCCAGTGAAGAGGAAAAACTTATGGAAACAGATGGGGAAGAGGCTCCACTAGTCAACTATAAACGGCGCAGTGAAACTGGAAAGGGGCAACAGGGAAGTGGGTTGAGAGGATGTGTTAAGGGTTTTGACTCAGAAGTTGTCCCTGGCAAGAAAAGGAAACTGGTGAGACCGTCATTTGGTTCTGTTGCTGGGGGAGAAGGAAATGGATGCAGAAGAGATGAGTTAGCTCAAGATTTTGGTTGGAAGAGCGTAGGCAAGAGTGGCAGAGAACTGAAAGGGTCAACTTGCAAGGATGTTGGAACAGGATTGTCCCAAGAAGTGGTTTCTACAGACTGCTTGTTGGAAAGTAAATTAGATCACGATGTGCGAAGTAATAATGGAGATTACAGAGAATGCTCAAACTTAACAGAACAAGAGGTTGGCGATGCTTTGATCAAAACAGGAAGTGAAGGAAAAACAGTTGATTTCTGTCCTAGACCTATATCAGCCAATGTTGGTATGCAAGGGGAAGGGCAATGTGAAGAAGCCGTTGCCGAAGAGTGTTTGTTGACTGTGCAAACTCCATTCCAAGTAGCCCTAGTTCGTGCTGAGGGGCAGAATGAAACAGACGAAGGCAGCTCCCATGAAGCACTGCAAGGTCCTGTTGTTGGTTCTGTTAAAACTGAGAGTAAAGGAAGCCGTGAAGGTTGTTCTCTTGAGTCCAGTGGTGTCGGGTGCTACAAAGAAGAGGATTCTGTCCCAAAACTTAGTTCTAGAGACTGCTGTTCGAACATGGAAGTGGTAACAAAAGATGTTGTGCTCAGTGCTGTGGGTCTTCGAAAAATGGTTGAAGAAAACGTGATAACAGCAGTGCAGGAGCACTGTCCTTCTGAAAGTGAAAGCAAAAGTAACATGTTAAATTGCTCTCTTGCCACCAATGCTGTTGAGGATCTTAAAGAGGTTGGTTCTAGAGACTGCTGTTCGAATATGGAAGGGGTAGCAAAAGATGTTGCATTCAGTGCTGCTGTGGGTCTTAAAAAAATGGTTGAAGAAAACGTGATAACAACAGTGCAGGAGCACGGTCCTTCTGAAAGTGAAAGCAAAAGTAACATGTTAAATTGGTCTCTTGCCACCAATGCTGTTGAGGATCTTAAAGAGGGAAAATCACAAGTACATGTTGCAAGTGACCACAAGCCAAAAGCGCAATGGTCATTTCAGGATGGCGTGGTTAGTACAGAAGGCTTCAAGCAAACAGCTATGGAAGTTTCAAGTAAAGCACATCCAAAGCTTACTGATGGTTCTTTTGAACCTCAAGGTAAAGGACATGAAGTTGATCTGGCTATTGAACGAAACACAGGTGAGAGTCACAAAGGGAAAGCGCTGTGCGAAGGACTCATTGCTGAAAACCTCTTATTGAAGAACAGCCAAGGGTTATCTCAAGATGCCATGGTCTGTGATGCATCTCTGCAACAAACAACTAAAAGAGGCTTAAATGTTGCAGCTGAAGAGTTTAGTGGTGGTTCTTTTGAAAGCGAGCCCAAAGGGAAAAAAGTTGAAATATATATCAAAAGTACTGGTGAGACTCTGCATAAGGAGGAACCCTCCCAAGAACCTGACGCAAGGGACTCATTGCAACAGTTGGCTGAAGAACCTCCCTTTTGTATTGAGGCTGACAAAGTGAATTCTGAAAAAGCTGATGCTAGAACTGATGGTTCTCTAACATGTGATGGCAGAGAAATTTCTGTAGAATTTAAGTCAAGTAAGCCTGAATTCCACAGTGGAAAAACTGATAGCCAGAGATTGCACCACAGCATTCCCTCATCACTTGTCAAGGATGAAACTACTGCCAAGATGGTTGATGAGGATTATGGATGTGAACGCGAATGTGAGCCAAAAGTATCATCTGTGACCATGCAGTCTGAATCCGAACAAAGACCATTGAGGAGGGTTAAGAAGGTTCTTAAAAGGGTTAAGAAAGGAACTAGTAATCCATCTGCATAG
- the LOC113280181 gene encoding uncharacterized protein LOC113280181 isoform X1, translated as MDVKGDQEKSHSRGGPPVFGAIFMCNRRTKQECFERCLFGLPSSQAHFVNKIKYGTVLFLFEYEERKLYGVFRANSDGAMNIKPNAFKSSGKQFPAQVSFRSQWKCHPVSESEFRDAVKDNYYTKEKFGFGLSEDQVHKLLLLFSTRIKDSSLPSKSLTTSTEAMRKCGKSGLGTVSVSGNGRRVVTTDRARTEQGRDNASVRMNSTGYRMSPRPNRISHRLGSSEKHFPRRDDRDNQLMNASYNGAYISEDPRYHRLGSSEKHFPRRDDCDNQLMNASYNGAYISEDPRYHYGNSSSLSVDNPTTPAHEHTSHSKTSSDNFYPDCRSQQIPATHLEPVSSVVPDSSYAGYGSHLIPTSHLEPESSIVPTVRFHNPNAIIDNPQDYIPLKSDVRIPEYGYHGNQDSASSNFEMYPDHLIPDNSVSRMPGLRNEIFERENTFSSSFGLASGTGASPVHHHGCVGGGLRYWKMDTSTALPLEINDNPIPQLDYYSRESQKLDPGESLGYDYSTENIKDYWTHVSLRSDTHKSRRSVFSRLNKVKGSITKNQHSKGNIESDMTVEQLMDELHYQNRTRKEMRNSGQSVARDDTNRNVKRHIALDADNRNTKWHTARNDDLGCSKKNLRGSVDHDNDDLADSKRNLGRFAVCDDDRDTSKRILRRSSSHDEERDTSKGKSRQFTASVEVRDNIKKNPNRLPARDNDHSSNKKNSGRSIARDDGHDSNKKFKKAVIEDDNNLASEEEKLMETDGEEAPLVNYKRRSETGKGQQGSGLRGCVKGFDSEVVPGKKRKLVRPSFGSVAGGEGNGCRRDELAQDFGWKSVGKSGRELKGSTCKDVGTGLSQEVVSTDCLLESKLDHDVRSNNGDYRECSNLTEQEVGDALIKTGSEGKTVDFCPRPISANVGMQGEGQCEEAVAEECLLTVQTPFQVALVRAEGQNETDEGSSHEALQGPVVGSVKTESKGSREGCSLESSGVGCYKEEDSVPKLSSRDCCSNMEVVTKDVVLSAVGLRKMVEENVITAVQEHCPSESESKSNMLNCSLATNAVEDLKEVGSRDCCSNMEGVAKDVAFSAAVGLKKMVEENVITTVQEHGPSESESKSNMLNWSLATNAVEDLKEGKSQVHVASDHKPKAQWSFQDGVVSTEGFKQTAMEVSSKAHPKLTDGSFEPQGKGHEVDLAIERNTGESHKGKALCEGLIAENLLLKNSQGLSQDAMVCDASLQQTTKRGLNVAAEEFSGGSFESEPKGKKVEIYIKSTGETLHKEEPSQEPDARDSLQQLAEEPPFCIEADKVNSEKADARTDGSLTCDGREISVEFKSSKPEFHSGKTDSQRLHHSIPSSLVKDETTAKMVDEDYGCERECEPKVSSVTMQSESEQRPLRRVKKVLKRVKKGTSNPSA; from the exons ATGGACGTCAAAGGGGATCAGGAGAAAAGTCATTCCAGAGGTGGTCCTCCAGTTTTTGGTGCAATATTCATGTGCAACCGTAGGACAAAACAAGAATGTTTTGAACGATGTCTATTTGGCCTTCCATCTTCTCAAGCACACTTTGTGAATAAAATTAAATACGGAacggttttgtttctttttgagtACGAGGAGAGAAAACTTTATGGTGTGTTTCGGGCTAACTCAGACGGTGCCATGAATATTAAACCAAATGCATTCAAGTCTTCAGGGAAGCAATTTCCTGCTCAG GTTTCCTTCAGGAGCCAATGGAAATGCCATCCGGTTTCAGAAAGTGAGTTCCGTGATGCTGTTAAAGATAATTACTATACAAAGGAAAAGTTTGGTTTTGGTCTCTCTGAGGATCAG GTTCACAAGCTGCTGCTTTTGTTTAGCACAAGAATCAAGGATAGCTCACTGCCATCCAAGAGTCTAACAACTAGCACCGAAGCAATGAGGAAATGTGGGAAATCTGGTTTGGGAACAGTTAGTGTATCTGGGAATGGCAGGAGGGTTGTTACAACTGATAGAGCTAGGACTGAACAGGGTAGGGACAACGCCTCAGTCAGAATGAACTCGACAGGGTACCGTATGTCGCCTAGGCCTAACCGGATCAGTCATCGCTTGGGAAGTTCTGAAAAACACTTTCCAAGAAGAGATGATCGTGATAACCAGCTTATGAATGCTTCCTACAACGGTGCTTACATTTCTGAAGATCCACGATATCATCGCTTGGGAAGTTCTGAAAAACACTTTCCAAGAAGAGATGATTGTGATAACCAGCTTATGAATGCTTCCTACAACGGTGCTTACATTTCTGAAGATCCACGATATCATTATGGAAATTCATCATCACTCAGTGTAGATAACCCCACCACTCCTGCACATGAACATACTTCTCATTCCAAGACTTCATCAGATAATTTCTATCCAGATTGTAGAAGCCAGCAGATTCCAGCAACCCACTTAGAACCAGTTAGCTCGGTCGTACCAGATAGTTCCTATGCAGGTTATGGAAGCCACCTGATTCCAACAAGCCACTTAGAACCAGAAAGCTCGATTGTACCCACCGTAAGATTTCATAATCCAAATGCCATTATTGATAACCCTCAAGATTACATACCACTCAAATCTGATGTTCGAATTCCAGAGTATGGTTATCATGGCAACCAGGACTCAGCTTCCAGTAATTTTGAGATGTACCCTGATCACTTGATACCCGATAACTCTGTATCAAGAATGCCTGGTTTAAGAAATGAAATCTTTGAAAGGGAAAATACATTTTCTTCATCCTTCGGCCTGGCTTCAGGTACTGGTGCCTCTCCTGTGCATCACCATGGTTGTGTTGGTGGAGGATTACGGTATTGGAAGATGGACACGTCAACTGCTCTTCCCCTGGAAATCAATGACAATCCCATCCCTCAGTTGGACTATTATTCTCGAGAATCTCAAAAATTGGATCCAGGTGAAAGTCTTGGGTATGATTATTCAACTGAAAACATTAAAGACTACTGGACTCACGTAAGCCTTCGTTCTGATACTCACAAATCAAGAAGAAGTGTGTTTTCTCGTTTGAATAAGGTTAAAGGCAGCATTACCAAGAATCAACATAGTAAAGGTAACATTGAAAGTGACATGACAGTGGAGCAACTCATGGACGAATTGCACTATCAGAACAGAACTAGGAAGGAGATGAGAAACTCTGGACAATCTGTTGCTCGTGACGACACTAACAGAAATGTTAAACGGCATATTGCTCTGGATGCTGATAACAGAAACACAAAATGGCATACAGCTCGTAATGATGATCTTGGTTGTAGTAAGAAAAACTTAAGAGGGTCTGTAGATCACGATAATGATGATCTTGCTGATAGTAAGAGAAACCTAGGACGATTTGCTGTTTGTGATGATGATCGTGATACTAGTAAGAGAATCTTAAGGCGATCTTCTTCCCATGATGAAGAACGTGATACAAGTAAGGGAAAGTCCAGACAATTTACTGCTAGTGTTGAGGTTCGTGATAATATTAAGAAAAACCCTAATCGCCTTCCTGCTCGTGATAATGATCATAGTAGTAATAAAAAAAACTCTGGACGATCTATTGCTCGTGATGATGGTCATGACAGTAATAAAAAGTTCAAGAAAGCAGTGATTGAAGATGATAATAATCTGGCCAGTGAAGAGGAAAAACTTATGGAAACAGATGGGGAAGAGGCTCCACTAGTCAACTATAAACGGCGCAGTGAAACTGGAAAGGGGCAACAGGGAAGTGGGTTGAGAGGATGTGTTAAGGGTTTTGACTCAGAAGTTGTCCCTGGCAAGAAAAGGAAACTGGTGAGACCGTCATTTGGTTCTGTTGCTGGGGGAGAAGGAAATGGATGCAGAAGAGATGAGTTAGCTCAAGATTTTGGTTGGAAGAGCGTAGGCAAGAGTGGCAGAGAACTGAAAGGGTCAACTTGCAAGGATGTTGGAACAGGATTGTCCCAAGAAGTGGTTTCTACAGACTGCTTGTTGGAAAGTAAATTAGATCACGATGTGCGAAGTAATAATGGAGATTACAGAGAATGCTCAAACTTAACAGAACAAGAGGTTGGCGATGCTTTGATCAAAACAGGAAGTGAAGGAAAAACAGTTGATTTCTGTCCTAGACCTATATCAGCCAATGTTGGTATGCAAGGGGAAGGGCAATGTGAAGAAGCCGTTGCCGAAGAGTGTTTGTTGACTGTGCAAACTCCATTCCAAGTAGCCCTAGTTCGTGCTGAGGGGCAGAATGAAACAGACGAAGGCAGCTCCCATGAAGCACTGCAAGGTCCTGTTGTTGGTTCTGTTAAAACTGAGAGTAAAGGAAGCCGTGAAGGTTGTTCTCTTGAGTCCAGTGGTGTCGGGTGCTACAAAGAAGAGGATTCTGTCCCAAAACTTAGTTCTAGAGACTGCTGTTCGAACATGGAAGTGGTAACAAAAGATGTTGTGCTCAGTGCTGTGGGTCTTCGAAAAATGGTTGAAGAAAACGTGATAACAGCAGTGCAGGAGCACTGTCCTTCTGAAAGTGAAAGCAAAAGTAACATGTTAAATTGCTCTCTTGCCACCAATGCTGTTGAGGATCTTAAAGAGGTTGGTTCTAGAGACTGCTGTTCGAATATGGAAGGGGTAGCAAAAGATGTTGCATTCAGTGCTGCTGTGGGTCTTAAAAAAATGGTTGAAGAAAACGTGATAACAACAGTGCAGGAGCACGGTCCTTCTGAAAGTGAAAGCAAAAGTAACATGTTAAATTGGTCTCTTGCCACCAATGCTGTTGAGGATCTTAAAGAGGGAAAATCACAAGTACATGTTGCAAGTGACCACAAGCCAAAAGCGCAATGGTCATTTCAGGATGGCGTGGTTAGTACAGAAGGCTTCAAGCAAACAGCTATGGAAGTTTCAAGTAAAGCACATCCAAAGCTTACTGATGGTTCTTTTGAACCTCAAGGTAAAGGACATGAAGTTGATCTGGCTATTGAACGAAACACAGGTGAGAGTCACAAAGGGAAAGCGCTGTGCGAAGGACTCATTGCTGAAAACCTCTTATTGAAGAACAGCCAAGGGTTATCTCAAGATGCCATGGTCTGTGATGCATCTCTGCAACAAACAACTAAAAGAGGCTTAAATGTTGCAGCTGAAGAGTTTAGTGGTGGTTCTTTTGAAAGCGAGCCCAAAGGGAAAAAAGTTGAAATATATATCAAAAGTACTGGTGAGACTCTGCATAAGGAGGAACCCTCCCAAGAACCTGACGCAAGGGACTCATTGCAACAGTTGGCTGAAGAACCTCCCTTTTGTATTGAGGCTGACAAAGTGAATTCTGAAAAAGCTGATGCTAGAACTGATGGTTCTCTAACATGTGATGGCAGAGAAATTTCTGTAGAATTTAAGTCAAGTAAGCCTGAATTCCACAGTGGAAAAACTGATAGCCAGAGATTGCACCACAGCATTCCCTCATCACTTGTCAAGGATGAAACTACTGCCAAGATGGTTGATGAGGATTATGGATGTGAACGCGAATGTGAGCCAAAAGTATCATCTGTGACCATGCAGTCTGAATCCGAACAAAGACCATTGAGGAGGGTTAAGAAGGTTCTTAAAAGGGTTAAGAAAGGAACTAGTAATCCATCTGCATAG